A stretch of DNA from Melioribacteraceae bacterium 4301-Me:
TAGTCAATATTATATGTCACCTTCTTGGTCACCAGATGGAAATTATTTAGCATACACAAGTTCAAACTACAAAGGGATATGGGTAATGAACTTAGCTACTAATGAAGCCAGGCAAATTACTGACGAGATTGCAGCTGGCTTCGGTTTTGAATGGTCACCCGATTCTAAGGTCATATTGACAAGAGTTGCAAAATATGAAGGAGTAAAAAGATTCAACGCTGTAAAATTATTTTTTGTTGAAAGCAAAGAAGAAAAATTATTGACAAACTACCGAACATTTATGCCAAGTTTACCTCATTGGTCCCCAAACGGTGAAAATGTTTATTTCTACAACGGAAGAGAATTGGAGATCATTCCTAGTGGTATTTCAGTGAATTCACTTAAAAAAAATACAATTCAACAGAAAATGGCATACAGTAAAAAGAATAAAATTTACGTGGGAGATTCTATCCAGCAAAGCTTTAACTCTTTTGAACCATTTAAGGATAGAGAGTACTTAAACATTACAACATCGCCGGACGGACTAAAAATAGCTTTTGAAGTCTACGGCGGAAATTTATATGTAATGAATTCTGACGGAACAGGGTTAATAGATTTGGGGAAAGGATACCGTCCTAAATGGTCACCCGATAGCAAAAGAATAGTTTATATGATTAGTGAAGATGACGGTTACAATTATACTTCTTCTGATTTATATGTGATTAACGCAGACGGTACAAATAAAATTCAACTAACGAAAACTAAAGATGAATTGGAGATGGATCCTTCGTGGTCGCCAGATGGAAAATATATTGTTTATAATGAAATGAACGAAGGAGCAATTTACATACTTCCAGTTAATATACAATAAACAAAACAGAGTGGGACTAATGAAGAAGTTTTTCTTTTTGTTTTTTGCAATTGAATTTTTAACACTAAAAGCGCAAGTAACAGGTTTATCTGGATGGAATATTTATTTAGACCCTGGTCACAGCCAAAATGAAAATGTTGGAATATATGGATACTCTGAAGCGAAAAAGGTTCTGCGGGTTGGTCTGGCTTTACGTGATTATTTATTGAAAGAGACAGACATAGATACAGTTTACATTTCCAGAACAAATGATGATCAGTATGTAACATTAACGCAAAGAACTGACCAGGCAAATTCGTTAGGAGCAGCGTGGTATCATTCTATTCACAGCGATGCTGCAACTATGGGCTCAAATGTAAATAGTACTTTGCTTCTTTGGGGTCAATACAAAAATGGACAAGAAAAAATTCCGAATGGCGGTAAGGCTATGAGTGATATTATGGTTCAAATCCTTACAGCAGGTTACAGAATTCCAACGAGAGGCTCCATAGGCGATTGTACTTTTTATGGTTGTACAGGTACCGGTCCATATCTTCATGTTAATAGGGAAACAACAATGCCTTCTGAATTGAGCGAGGCAGGTTTCCACACAAACCCTTCTCAAAATCAAAGAAACATGAATGCCGAGTGGAAAAAGTTAGAAGCCAGAACATTGTTTTGGTCAATACTTAAGTATCACAACATCCCGCGTCCACCGGTTAGAATTTTAACAGGAATAATTTCCGACGCCGAAACAGGCATCCCAATTAACGGTGCTACAGCAACTGTTGATACTCAATCTTATACTACAGATACATATCAATCACTTTTTCATTTGTATTCTACAGATTCAACGCAACTTCACAACGGTTTTTACTATTTAGAAAATGTGCCATCTGATTCCTTGAAGTTAGTTGTTACCGCACCAGGTTATTTGTCAGATACTTCCTATATTGCTGTGTCTGATACATTCTTTACTTTTAAAGATGTTCAACTTGTTTCCACAGTGCCCCCTACCTTGCTTTCGTCTTCTCCAACAGAGAATGATTCAATCTATCCCGGAATGGATAATATTGTATTTAATTTTAGCCGCAAAATGAATCGGGATTCTGTCGAAGCAAATTTAATAATTACCCCAGCAGCGCATCTAATTTTTTCATGGAGTAATTCTGATAAAACTTTAAAAATTTTGACTGACAGTCTTAAGTTTTCCACTAACTACACAATAAAAATATTGCCTAATGCAGTTAGTTTTTTGGGAAATTTATTATTTGATGGTAATGGTGATGGAATTGGCGGAGATACATTGGTATACAATTTTAAAACAAAACAATTAGATCAGTACCCGCCAAAAATTATTTCTTTTTATCCCGATAAAAAGGAAAATGTAGAACTTCGTCCAGTAATAAGAATTAATTATAACGAGAAAATTGATTTTACTGGTGTTACAAATTTACTTAAACTTGTCAAAGCTTCTGACCAGATGGAAGTCAGTGGAAGTGTAAGACATTATGTCATCAATAATAAAAGTGTCTTGCATTTTTTCCCATCTAAAATACTTGATTCATCGGAAGTTTACCAGTTTAAAATATTGGCTGGAGTAAAAGATATTTTTGGAAACACAACCGCAGCTGACACATCGATAAATTTTAAAACTGGAGATACTGATTTTCAAGTAACAAGCATTGATAATTTTGAGGGCGATTTTACAGCAAATTGGTGGCAACCAACTGCTAGTGGTTCAACAGTTGGTGTTGTTCCAGATAATACTAAGATTTTAATTAACTCTTCAGTAACAAATTTAGTTACTAACAGCAAAAGAAGTATGCAATTAAACTATGAATGGGATACAGGTGCAACATCGTGGCTGATACGTGAATATTTAAATACTGGTACACCACGAAACATAACTTTCAACAAGAGTTATATTCTACAAGTTTATGTTTTTGGGGATGCAAGTAATAATCAATTTCGTTTTGCTGTAGATGATAACGTACCACCAGGCACCACACATGAAGTGAGCCCGTGGTACACAATAGATTGGTCGGGTTGGAAATTAGTTTCTTGGGATATGACAAATGACAGTACTGGTTCATGGCTTGGCGACGGCAATCTTGATGGAACATTGCGTTTTGATAGTTTTCAATTGACGCACAATCCTATCAACGGTGCTCAAAGTGGAGTAATTTTGTTCGATGATTTGAGAGTCGTTAAGAAAATAATTGTTAGTGTTAATGAAGGTGAAATTGCATCGAACCTGCCATCAAGTTTTAAATTATTCCAGAACTATCCTAATCCATTCAACCCTGCAACTATAATCACTTATCAGGTACCAATTAGAAGTCATGTTACCTTGAAAGTCTATGACATGCTTGGGAGAGAAGTAGCCACATTAGTAAATGAAGAAAAAGCACCTGGTAAATACAATGTTAAATTTAATCCGAGTTACTTACCAAGCGGCGTGTATTTTTATAAGTTCGAATCGAATAATTATGTGTCAGTAAAGAAAATGATTTTTTTGAAATAGTATCTTTTATTCAATATTATTCGGAGAAAAAAGTGAGGAATAATTACTGCAATGAAAGTAAATAAAATCTCAGAAACATCCGCTTCGCGGAAAATAGATAAACTGCAATCAAAGGTTGAACAATATTTTCTAAATAAATCGGGTAAAGAATTAATATATAGACCCACTGAAAAAATTCCTGTAATTCAAGTATCAAGTTTTCCTGAACTTGGAAAGTTAACTGCTCTAAGATTTATTGAGTGGGTTTTAGAAAATCCTAATGGTGTAATTTCCTTGCCAACTGGTAAGACACCTGAACATTTTATTAAATGGGTGGAAAAAATTTTAAAAGAGTGGGATACAAAAGAGATTCAAAATATTTTAAAAGAAGTAGGTATTAATACAGCAAAAAGACCCAGCTTAGAAAATCTAAAGTTCGTACAAATAGATGAATTTTACCCAATTGATGTAAAACAGCATAACAGCTTTTATTATTACATACAAAAGTTTTATTTCCGATTGTGGGGCTTAAATCCTAAGAATGCTTTGCTAATGAATATTAACGAAATTCCTACTCCAGAAAATTTATCTTTAGATGAAATCTTTCCAGGGAAAAAAGTTGATCTCTCTCTTAGAACTAAATGGGCAAGCACAAGATTAGAAAGACTGCAAAAGGAAACAATTGAAATTGTAGATGAATTTTGTACGAACTATGAACGAAAGATAAGGGAAATGGGAGGTATTGGTTTTTTCCTTGGTGGTATTGGTCCAGATGGCCATATAGGGTTTAATGTAAGAGGGAGTGACCATTTTTCAACAACAAGATTAACAGAAACCAACTACGAGACACAAGCTGCAGCGGCAGTCGACCTTGGTGGAATTGAGGTCGCTAAAAATCGTCTTGTTATCACAATTGGATTAGAGACCATCACTTATAATAAAGATGCTACTGCTATTATTATAGCCGCTGGTGAAGCTAAAGCAAATATTGTTAGGGATTCAATTCAAAATCCAATCTCAAATAAATATCCAGCTACAGCTTTACAAAAATTAAAAAATGCAAGATTTTATTTGACTCATGGTGCAGCAATACGATTATCAGAACGAAGATATGTTGAAGCAGCTCAAGAATCACCTCTATCTCAGTTTACAATAGAAAGAAGTGTTATCAATTTAGCTGTGGAGAAATCCAAGACTTTAGTCAATCTTACTAAAGATGATTTTAAAGATAATAAGATTACTAATCTCGTATTAAATACATTAAAACAACCGACTTCTCAAATAACAAAAGAAATTGAGGAGAATTTAATTAAACGACTTGAAAGGGGTATGCAGCCTGTTGAAAATGAAGTTATTCTTCATACTGCACCTCATCACGATGATATTGAACTTGCTTATCTTCCTTATATTACTCACTTAGTAAGAACACCATTGAATAAACATCATTTTACATACCTTACTAGTGGCTTTACTGCCGTTACAAATTCGTTCATGTTAAGTCTGATGGAAAATTTGGCTACATTCTTAGAATCCAATTATTTTGAAAAAAAGTTTGAGGAAAAGTATTTCTATAAGAATAATATTGAAGCAAAGAATAACGATGTGATGCATTATTTAGATGGTGTAGCAGCTCACAGCAGGACAATTCAAAATGAAGCTTTGGCTAGAAGACTGCTTAGGAATATAATAGAAATTTATGAGGAAGAAAATTACGTTTACTTAAAGGACCGCGTTAAAGAATTAATAAATTATTTTAAAACCCAATACCCAGGTAAAAAGGATATTGCCCATGTACAAAAATTAAAAGGGATGCAGCGAGAATTTGAAAGTGAAATCTTTTGGGGTTATTACGGGTTTAGAGTGGAGGATGTTTCACATTTAAGATTAGGGTTTTATCAGGGCGATATTTTTACCGAACAGCCAGAAATGGATAGGGATGTTATACCAATTTTCAATCTGCTTAAAAAAATAAAACCTACTATTGTTTCTCTTGCTTTCGACCCGGAAGGGAGTGGTCCTGATACTCATTACAAAGTAATGCAAGCTATTTCTGAAGCTCTAAAACTTTATGAAAAATACAGCGGAAATAGTAACATCAAAGTTTGGGGCTATAGAAATGTATGGTATAGATTTCACCCTGCCGAAGCTAACATTTATGTGCCTGTTAGTTTAAATTCATTCGCTATTCTCGAAAATACATTTATGAAAAGTTTTAGTTCGCAAAAGGATGCAAGTTTTCCTACTTGGGAATACGACGGACCATTTAATCGAGCAGTTCAAAAAGTACAAGTAGAGCAATATAATGTACTTAGACAATGCTTAGGGAAAGATTTCTTCTTAAAACACCAGCATCCAAGAATAAGAGCAGCTAAAGGAATTTGCTTTTTACGCGAACTTTCTTTAGATGAATTTTATAAACATACAAGAGAATTAAAGAAGGTTACAGAATAATTTTAAAAACTTTATAAGATATGGGGACGACTGAAAAATTAATATTTGGGACTTCTGAAAAATTCGATGAGTCATTCCAGTGGAAACGGGAATCCATTGTTTCAAAGTTGATTCCCACTCCCCACTTTCATTGAGAATTCACCACTTCGTGGGAGGACAGGTTCCGTGGGAATGACAATCGCTGATAATTCTATTTTTTAGATGTCACTGTTTGCTTCTGTTGGTTAGATAAATTGTTCTTTGTCCATTTCCCTCTAAAATTGATGTTGTTTTCTTTTAATGCCATAATGTGATTTTTAAGAGTGAGATATTTTCAGAGGTTTCAAATAATTACTTTTTGATCATCTTTAGAAAACTTTTTATGATGGATTCATTTAAGAGATTTTTCCTTGCTCTAATTCTTCTTTCCTATTACTCCGTCTTCTGTCAAACTGATACAATCAGATTTGCCTGGCTGAGCGATACACATGTAGGCAATCCAACCGGTGCGCAAGACCTTAGGAATTCCGTTAAGGATATAAATTCACTTCATGGTATCGATTTTACTATAATTTCTGGTGATATTACAGAAATGGGGACTAATGAACAATTGCTTCTTGCAAAACAAATTCTGGACAGTCTTAATACAAAATATTACATAATACCAGGCAATCACGATTGTAAATGGTCTGAATCTGGCGCGACATTTTTCCCTAAATTATGGGGTAACGACAGATTTGTATTTCAGTATAAGAATTTCCTTTTCATTGGATTGCATCAAGGTCCAATTATAAAAATGGGTGATGGCCATTGGGCGCCGCAAGATTTACGATGGCTTGATTCCACATTAAGTAATGTCCCTAAACAA
This window harbors:
- a CDS encoding Ig-like domain-containing protein — its product is MKKFFFLFFAIEFLTLKAQVTGLSGWNIYLDPGHSQNENVGIYGYSEAKKVLRVGLALRDYLLKETDIDTVYISRTNDDQYVTLTQRTDQANSLGAAWYHSIHSDAATMGSNVNSTLLLWGQYKNGQEKIPNGGKAMSDIMVQILTAGYRIPTRGSIGDCTFYGCTGTGPYLHVNRETTMPSELSEAGFHTNPSQNQRNMNAEWKKLEARTLFWSILKYHNIPRPPVRILTGIISDAETGIPINGATATVDTQSYTTDTYQSLFHLYSTDSTQLHNGFYYLENVPSDSLKLVVTAPGYLSDTSYIAVSDTFFTFKDVQLVSTVPPTLLSSSPTENDSIYPGMDNIVFNFSRKMNRDSVEANLIITPAAHLIFSWSNSDKTLKILTDSLKFSTNYTIKILPNAVSFLGNLLFDGNGDGIGGDTLVYNFKTKQLDQYPPKIISFYPDKKENVELRPVIRINYNEKIDFTGVTNLLKLVKASDQMEVSGSVRHYVINNKSVLHFFPSKILDSSEVYQFKILAGVKDIFGNTTAADTSINFKTGDTDFQVTSIDNFEGDFTANWWQPTASGSTVGVVPDNTKILINSSVTNLVTNSKRSMQLNYEWDTGATSWLIREYLNTGTPRNITFNKSYILQVYVFGDASNNQFRFAVDDNVPPGTTHEVSPWYTIDWSGWKLVSWDMTNDSTGSWLGDGNLDGTLRFDSFQLTHNPINGAQSGVILFDDLRVVKKIIVSVNEGEIASNLPSSFKLFQNYPNPFNPATIITYQVPIRSHVTLKVYDMLGREVATLVNEEKAPGKYNVKFNPSYLPSGVYFYKFESNNYVSVKKMIFLK
- a CDS encoding glucosamine-6-phosphate deaminase; the encoded protein is MKVNKISETSASRKIDKLQSKVEQYFLNKSGKELIYRPTEKIPVIQVSSFPELGKLTALRFIEWVLENPNGVISLPTGKTPEHFIKWVEKILKEWDTKEIQNILKEVGINTAKRPSLENLKFVQIDEFYPIDVKQHNSFYYYIQKFYFRLWGLNPKNALLMNINEIPTPENLSLDEIFPGKKVDLSLRTKWASTRLERLQKETIEIVDEFCTNYERKIREMGGIGFFLGGIGPDGHIGFNVRGSDHFSTTRLTETNYETQAAAAVDLGGIEVAKNRLVITIGLETITYNKDATAIIIAAGEAKANIVRDSIQNPISNKYPATALQKLKNARFYLTHGAAIRLSERRYVEAAQESPLSQFTIERSVINLAVEKSKTLVNLTKDDFKDNKITNLVLNTLKQPTSQITKEIEENLIKRLERGMQPVENEVILHTAPHHDDIELAYLPYITHLVRTPLNKHHFTYLTSGFTAVTNSFMLSLMENLATFLESNYFEKKFEEKYFYKNNIEAKNNDVMHYLDGVAAHSRTIQNEALARRLLRNIIEIYEEENYVYLKDRVKELINYFKTQYPGKKDIAHVQKLKGMQREFESEIFWGYYGFRVEDVSHLRLGFYQGDIFTEQPEMDRDVIPIFNLLKKIKPTIVSLAFDPEGSGPDTHYKVMQAISEALKLYEKYSGNSNIKVWGYRNVWYRFHPAEANIYVPVSLNSFAILENTFMKSFSSQKDASFPTWEYDGPFNRAVQKVQVEQYNVLRQCLGKDFFLKHQHPRIRAAKGICFLRELSLDEFYKHTRELKKVTE